Proteins from a genomic interval of Streptomyces sp. Tu6071:
- a CDS encoding MFS transporter: MPHPPPASPSRFRLVTALCLVTIILAVLDSNIVSAAAVPLVRDLDPEGGLAKVPWLVTAFQLAATAALPLYGKLCDTLGAKRVFLGALGIFLLGSALCGFARSMPQLLAFRALQGVGGGGLMSITLVVIRLASQARKEAEPAGAAEAARPPEAAGPPGAAATTGAAVPPEAAGTTGAAPQETAKTPEPPATPKSLATPEPPAAPGAPKTSSPSRGAGAGGLVAGAGMALGPWVGGMLTEHLSWRWIFWVNLPVGLAVLLTAAAVLRLPDRPARRRVDYAGAALAAAFASAFLLTLEWGGGRWPWLAPQTLALAATALALLVLFLWRQATAPEPVLPLTLFGSRALRLGFAVQLLLGIGLTSAIVQVMLYLQVARGLDSASAGLFLLPMAAGMTVSGVLSQRYVNQRARLPLALGTSGAALGLALLATSTAHTSAWATRGALFVLGCGFGLLVGQLVQYAQDSAPAGLLGVTTTAARFFQTLGGAAGAALSGVLLTRLTGLDGAAARGHDPSTTVPGAALSFTGGIDTVFACLAALMLLATALVLRLPVPPTAPAGTPPGTPEPPPGRRDRAGARERVS; the protein is encoded by the coding sequence GTGCCCCACCCGCCGCCCGCTTCCCCGTCCCGTTTCCGCCTCGTCACGGCGCTCTGCCTCGTCACGATCATCCTGGCCGTCCTGGACTCGAACATCGTCTCGGCCGCCGCCGTCCCGCTCGTCCGCGATCTCGACCCCGAGGGCGGCCTCGCCAAGGTCCCCTGGCTCGTCACCGCCTTCCAGCTCGCCGCCACCGCCGCGCTCCCCCTCTACGGGAAGCTCTGCGACACCCTCGGCGCCAAACGCGTCTTCCTCGGCGCGCTCGGCATCTTCCTGCTCGGCTCCGCGCTGTGCGGCTTCGCCCGGTCGATGCCCCAGCTCCTCGCCTTCCGTGCCCTCCAAGGGGTCGGCGGGGGCGGGCTCATGAGCATCACGCTCGTCGTGATCCGGCTCGCGTCGCAGGCCCGCAAGGAGGCGGAGCCCGCCGGGGCGGCGGAAGCCGCAAGACCTCCGGAAGCCGCAGGACCTCCGGGAGCCGCAGCGACCACGGGAGCCGCCGTCCCCCCGGAAGCGGCCGGGACCACGGGAGCCGCACCCCAGGAAACCGCCAAAACCCCGGAACCCCCCGCCACCCCGAAATCCCTGGCCACCCCGGAACCCCCCGCCGCCCCGGGAGCCCCCAAGACCTCCTCCCCCAGCCGCGGCGCCGGAGCCGGTGGGCTCGTCGCCGGGGCGGGGATGGCGCTCGGGCCCTGGGTCGGCGGGATGCTCACCGAGCACCTGTCCTGGCGCTGGATCTTCTGGGTCAACCTCCCGGTCGGCCTCGCCGTCCTGCTCACCGCCGCCGCCGTCCTGCGCCTCCCGGACCGCCCCGCGCGCCGCCGGGTCGACTACGCGGGCGCCGCGCTCGCCGCCGCCTTCGCCTCGGCGTTCCTGCTCACGCTCGAATGGGGCGGGGGCCGCTGGCCCTGGCTCGCCCCGCAGACCCTCGCGCTCGCGGCGACGGCCCTCGCCCTTCTCGTGCTCTTCCTGTGGCGGCAGGCGACCGCGCCCGAACCGGTGCTCCCGCTGACCCTGTTCGGCTCCCGCGCCCTGCGGCTCGGCTTCGCCGTGCAGCTCCTCCTCGGCATCGGGCTCACCTCGGCGATCGTGCAGGTCATGCTCTACCTCCAGGTCGCGCGCGGCCTCGACTCCGCGAGCGCCGGGCTCTTCCTGCTCCCCATGGCGGCCGGCATGACGGTCTCGGGGGTGCTCTCGCAGCGGTACGTGAACCAGCGCGCCCGCCTGCCCCTCGCCCTCGGCACCTCGGGCGCCGCGCTCGGCCTCGCCCTGCTCGCCACCTCGACCGCGCACACGTCCGCGTGGGCCACGCGGGGCGCGCTCTTCGTCCTGGGCTGCGGCTTCGGGCTCCTCGTCGGCCAGCTCGTCCAGTACGCGCAGGACTCCGCGCCCGCCGGGCTCCTCGGCGTCACGACGACGGCGGCCCGCTTCTTCCAGACGCTCGGCGGCGCGGCGGGCGCGGCCCTCAGCGGCGTGCTCCTCACCCGCCTCACCGGACTCGACGGGGCGGCGGCACGCGGCCACGACCCCTCCACCACCGTCCCGGGCGCGGCCCTCTCCTTCACGGGCGGCATCGACACGGTCTTCGCGTGCCTCGCGGCCCTCATGCTCCTCGCGACGGCACTCGTCCTGCGCCTCCCGGTCCCGCCGACCGCGCCCGCGGGGACACCCCCGGGAACGCCGGAGCCCCCACCCGGTCGCAGGGACCGGGCAGGGGCTCGGGAGCGCGTCAGCTGA
- the purL gene encoding phosphoribosylformylglycinamidine synthase subunit PurL, with translation MSLDTVENAAATPETPLPWKELGLKEDEYLRVREILGRRPTGAELAMYSVMWSEHCSYKSSKVHLKQFGDKAPQSDAMLVGIGENAGVVDVGQGYAVTFKVESHNHPSYVEPYQGAATGVGGIVRDIIAMGARPVAVVDPLRFGAADHPDTKRVLPGVVAGIGGYGNCLGLPNIGGEVVFDACYQGNPLVNAGAVGVMRHEDIHLAKASGAGNKVILYGARTGGDGIGGASILASETFDATKPSKRPAVQVGDPFQEKLLIECTLEAFAEKLVVGIQDLGAAGLSCATSELASNGSGGMTVVLDDVPLRDSTLSPEEILMSESQERMCAVVEPEKVERFLAICEKWDVIATVVGEVTDGDRLEIFWHGEKIVDVDPRTVAHDGPVYERPLARPEWQDALQADDANKLPRPASSAELKEQVKRVLGAPNQASKAWITDQYDRYVQGNTVLAQPEDSGMIRVDDESGLGVALATDGNGRYAKLDPYTGAQLALAEAYRNVATTGARPLAVSDCLNFGSPEDPAVMWQFSEAVRGLADGCQQLGTPVTGGNVSLYNQTGDVAIHPTPVVAVLGVIDDVARRTPVAFAEQGQLLYLLGDTKEEFGGSAWSEVIHEHLGGLPPAVDLERERLLGDILISASRDGMVDAAHDLSDGGLVTSVVESALLGGNGVRLVVPEGLDAFTFLFSESAGRAVVAVPRSEELRFTDMCGARGLPATRIGVVDGEAVEVQGEFALSLEELREIHEGTVPGLLA, from the coding sequence ATGAGCCTGGACACGGTCGAGAACGCGGCCGCGACCCCGGAAACGCCGCTGCCGTGGAAGGAGCTCGGCCTCAAGGAGGACGAGTACCTGCGGGTCCGCGAGATCCTGGGCCGCAGGCCCACGGGCGCCGAGCTGGCGATGTACTCGGTGATGTGGTCGGAGCACTGCTCGTACAAGAGCAGCAAGGTCCACCTCAAGCAGTTCGGTGACAAGGCCCCGCAGTCCGACGCGATGCTCGTCGGCATCGGCGAGAACGCCGGGGTCGTCGACGTCGGCCAGGGGTACGCGGTGACCTTCAAGGTCGAGTCGCACAACCACCCCTCCTACGTCGAGCCCTACCAGGGCGCCGCGACCGGTGTCGGCGGCATCGTCCGCGACATCATCGCGATGGGCGCGCGCCCGGTCGCGGTCGTGGACCCGCTGCGCTTCGGCGCGGCCGACCACCCCGACACCAAGCGCGTGCTGCCCGGTGTCGTCGCCGGGATCGGCGGCTACGGGAACTGCCTGGGCCTGCCGAACATCGGCGGCGAGGTCGTCTTCGACGCCTGCTACCAGGGCAACCCGCTCGTCAACGCGGGCGCCGTGGGCGTCATGCGCCACGAGGACATCCACCTCGCGAAGGCGTCCGGCGCGGGCAACAAGGTCATCCTGTACGGGGCCCGCACGGGCGGCGACGGCATCGGCGGCGCCTCGATCCTCGCCTCCGAGACCTTCGACGCGACGAAGCCGAGCAAGCGCCCGGCGGTGCAGGTCGGCGACCCCTTCCAGGAGAAGCTGCTCATCGAGTGCACGCTCGAAGCCTTCGCCGAGAAGCTCGTCGTCGGCATCCAGGACCTCGGCGCGGCCGGGCTCTCCTGCGCCACCTCGGAGCTGGCCTCGAACGGCTCCGGCGGCATGACGGTCGTCCTCGACGACGTACCGCTGCGCGACTCCACGCTCTCGCCCGAGGAGATCCTCATGAGCGAGTCGCAGGAGCGCATGTGCGCCGTCGTGGAGCCGGAGAAGGTCGAGCGCTTCCTCGCGATCTGCGAGAAGTGGGACGTCATCGCGACGGTCGTCGGCGAAGTGACCGACGGGGACCGGCTGGAGATCTTCTGGCACGGCGAGAAGATCGTCGACGTCGACCCGCGCACCGTCGCGCACGACGGCCCGGTCTACGAGCGGCCCCTCGCGCGCCCCGAGTGGCAGGACGCGCTCCAGGCGGACGACGCGAACAAGCTCCCCCGCCCGGCCTCGTCGGCCGAGCTGAAGGAGCAGGTCAAGCGGGTCCTCGGTGCGCCGAACCAGGCGTCGAAGGCGTGGATCACGGACCAGTACGACCGGTACGTGCAGGGCAACACCGTCCTCGCGCAGCCGGAGGACTCCGGCATGATCCGCGTGGACGACGAGAGCGGTCTCGGTGTCGCGCTCGCGACGGACGGCAACGGCCGGTACGCGAAGCTCGACCCGTACACGGGCGCGCAGCTCGCGCTCGCCGAGGCGTACCGCAATGTGGCGACGACCGGCGCGCGTCCGCTCGCCGTCTCGGACTGCCTCAACTTCGGCTCCCCCGAGGACCCGGCGGTCATGTGGCAGTTCTCGGAGGCCGTGCGCGGGCTCGCGGACGGCTGCCAGCAGCTCGGCACGCCGGTGACCGGCGGCAACGTCTCGCTCTACAACCAGACCGGTGACGTCGCGATCCACCCGACGCCCGTCGTGGCCGTCCTCGGCGTCATCGACGACGTGGCGCGGCGCACCCCGGTCGCCTTCGCGGAGCAGGGCCAGCTCCTGTACCTCCTCGGCGACACGAAGGAGGAGTTCGGCGGCTCGGCGTGGTCCGAGGTGATCCACGAGCACCTGGGCGGCCTGCCCCCGGCCGTCGACCTGGAGCGCGAGCGGCTGCTCGGCGACATCCTGATCTCGGCCTCGCGCGACGGCATGGTCGACGCGGCGCACGACCTCTCGGACGGCGGCCTCGTCACCTCCGTCGTCGAGTCGGCGCTGCTCGGCGGCAACGGCGTGCGGCTCGTCGTGCCCGAGGGCCTGGACGCCTTCACGTTCCTCTTCTCGGAGTCGGCGGGCCGCGCGGTCGTCGCCGTGCCGAGGAGCGAGGAGCTGCGCTTCACCGACATGTGCGGCGCGCGCGGCCTGCCCGCGACCCGGATCGGCGTCGTGGACGGCGAAGCGGTCGAGGTGCAGGGCGAGTTCGCGCTCTCGCTGGAGGAGCTGCGCGAGATCCACGAGGGGACGGTGCCGGGCCTGCTGGCCTGA
- the purQ gene encoding phosphoribosylformylglycinamidine synthase subunit PurQ, with translation MTARIGVVTFPGTLDDRDTQRAVRIAGAEAVPLWHRDKDLKQVDAVVLPGGFSYGDYLRAGAISRFSPVMESVIAEAKSGMPVLGICNGFQVLTEAHLLPGAMLQNDRMRFVCREQKLRVENAGTAWTTEFTAGQEIRIPLKNMDGRYTADERTLDALEAEGRVVFRYVDTNPNGSLRDIAGVTNEAGNVAGLMPHPEHAVEPLIGSGGTDGLGFFTSILRKLVSA, from the coding sequence GTGACGGCACGTATTGGGGTCGTTACTTTTCCCGGCACCCTTGATGACCGTGACACGCAGCGCGCGGTGCGGATCGCGGGCGCGGAAGCCGTTCCGCTGTGGCACCGCGACAAGGACCTGAAGCAGGTCGACGCGGTGGTCCTGCCCGGGGGATTCAGCTACGGCGACTATCTGCGCGCCGGCGCGATCTCGCGGTTCTCGCCGGTCATGGAATCCGTGATCGCCGAGGCGAAGTCCGGAATGCCTGTCCTCGGTATCTGCAACGGATTCCAGGTCCTCACCGAGGCGCACCTGCTGCCCGGCGCGATGCTCCAGAACGACCGTATGCGTTTCGTGTGCCGCGAGCAGAAGCTCCGGGTGGAGAACGCGGGTACCGCGTGGACCACCGAGTTCACGGCGGGTCAGGAGATCCGTATTCCGCTCAAGAACATGGACGGCCGCTACACGGCCGACGAGCGCACCCTCGACGCCCTGGAGGCCGAGGGCCGGGTCGTCTTCCGGTACGTGGACACGAACCCCAACGGCTCGCTCCGCGACATCGCGGGCGTGACCAACGAGGCCGGCAACGTCGCGGGCCTCATGCCGCATCCCGAGCACGCCGTGGAACCGCTCATCGGCAGCGGTGGCACGGACGGCCTCGGGTTCTTCACCTCGATCCTGAGGAAGCTGGTTTCCGCATGA
- the purS gene encoding phosphoribosylformylglycinamidine synthase subunit PurS yields the protein MARVVVDVMLKPEILDPQGQAVQRALPRLGFEGIADVRQGKRFELEVDGPVDDAVLARVHEMAETFLANTVIEDFVVKVES from the coding sequence GTGGCACGCGTCGTAGTCGACGTCATGCTCAAGCCGGAGATCCTCGACCCCCAGGGACAGGCGGTGCAGCGTGCACTGCCGCGCCTCGGCTTCGAGGGGATCGCCGACGTGCGTCAGGGAAAGCGATTCGAACTCGAAGTGGACGGCCCCGTGGACGACGCCGTCCTCGCGCGGGTCCACGAGATGGCCGAGACCTTCCTCGCCAACACCGTCATCGAGGACTTCGTCGTAAAGGTGGAATCGTGA
- a CDS encoding histone-like nucleoid-structuring protein Lsr2, producing MAQRVVVTLYDDTDGKEAAETVTFGLDGKSYEIDLSQANAEKLRKALEPFVAAGRKRSSSGRAYRRTSVAADPAAVRAWARSHQMDVPQRGRIPKKVLEEFEAAN from the coding sequence GTGGCGCAGCGTGTCGTGGTCACGCTTTACGACGACACCGACGGCAAGGAAGCGGCGGAAACCGTCACTTTCGGGCTGGACGGGAAGTCGTACGAGATCGACCTGAGCCAGGCCAACGCGGAGAAACTGCGCAAGGCACTGGAGCCCTTCGTGGCCGCAGGCCGCAAACGCTCCTCCTCGGGCCGCGCCTACCGGCGCACCTCCGTGGCGGCCGACCCCGCCGCCGTCCGCGCCTGGGCCAGGTCGCACCAGATGGACGTGCCGCAGCGCGGACGCATCCCGAAGAAGGTTCTTGAGGAGTTCGAGGCGGCCAACTGA
- a CDS encoding ABC transporter ATP-binding protein gives MNSAKDTTRVIDVTDLRRVYGGGFEAVGGITFHVDRGELFALLGTNGAGKTSTVELLEGLARPTSGTIRVFGHDPYRERAAIRPRTGVMLQEGGFPSELTVEETVRMWAACTSGARPVGEALELVGLGKRRTVRVKQLSGGERRRLDLASALLGRPEILFLDEPTTGLDAEGRRATWDLVRALRAEGTTVLLTTHYLEEAEELADRLAILHAGRINVTGTVDEVLASQPSRISFRLPASHRPEDLPPLARLWAEPAGARADRLAPPEDAAALRAALLDADGRTVRLRTHRLQHAATELLLWARAENIELDGLDIRAASLEEAFLRIAAQAGTRTGGPSAPSPVPAPALAEETTR, from the coding sequence ATGAACAGCGCGAAAGACACCACGCGAGTCATCGATGTGACTGACCTGCGCCGGGTCTACGGGGGCGGGTTCGAAGCGGTCGGCGGGATCACCTTCCACGTGGACCGGGGCGAACTCTTCGCCCTGCTCGGGACGAACGGCGCGGGCAAGACGTCCACCGTCGAACTTCTCGAAGGACTGGCCCGGCCCACGAGCGGCACGATCCGCGTCTTCGGCCACGACCCCTACCGCGAGCGGGCCGCGATCCGCCCGCGCACCGGCGTCATGCTCCAGGAGGGCGGCTTCCCCTCCGAGTTGACCGTCGAGGAGACCGTACGGATGTGGGCGGCCTGCACGAGCGGGGCCCGCCCCGTCGGCGAGGCGCTCGAACTCGTCGGCCTCGGCAAGCGCCGCACCGTCCGCGTCAAGCAGCTCTCCGGCGGCGAACGGCGCCGCCTCGACCTGGCGAGCGCCCTGCTCGGCCGCCCCGAGATCCTCTTCCTCGACGAGCCGACGACCGGGCTCGACGCCGAGGGCCGCCGCGCCACCTGGGACCTCGTCCGCGCGCTGCGCGCCGAGGGCACCACCGTCCTCCTCACGACGCACTACCTGGAGGAGGCCGAGGAGCTGGCCGACCGGCTCGCGATCCTCCACGCGGGCCGCATCAACGTCACCGGGACCGTCGACGAGGTCCTCGCGAGCCAGCCCTCGCGGATCTCCTTCCGCCTCCCGGCGAGCCACCGCCCCGAGGACCTGCCCCCGCTCGCCCGCCTGTGGGCCGAGCCCGCCGGGGCGCGCGCCGACCGGCTCGCGCCGCCCGAGGACGCCGCCGCACTGCGCGCCGCGCTCCTCGACGCGGACGGCAGGACCGTCCGGCTCCGCACCCACCGGCTCCAGCACGCGGCGACCGAGCTGCTGCTGTGGGCGCGTGCCGAGAACATCGAGCTGGACGGGCTCGACATCCGCGCGGCCTCGCTCGAAGAGGCGTTCCTGCGGATCGCGGCCCAGGCCGGCACCCGTACCGGCGGCCCGTCCGCCCCGTCCCCCGTCCCCGCCCCCGCGCTCGCAGAGGAGACCACCCGATGA
- a CDS encoding ABC transporter permease: MSTVAPTGPASTARSRMGALARAETTLLLRGKGTLFAALVVPLVLPFSFKNAIDSMDLSGTGLDLGTVLLPTALGLSLLFAVYSTLVSTYVTRREELVLKRLRTGEVRDPEILIGSAVPAVVTCLVQWLVVIVGFTLLVHPGAPSNPALVVLGAVLGIVVAIGLAALTATLSRTAETAAVMAMPVILLTMIGSGVGVPLDVMPDTLAAVARCLPFTPTLSLLRGGWAGNLDSGDTLLAVVTGLAWAAFTVYGVRRWFRWEPRR, translated from the coding sequence ATGAGCACCGTCGCCCCCACAGGTCCCGCCTCGACCGCGCGCAGCCGCATGGGCGCGCTCGCGCGTGCCGAGACGACACTGCTCCTGCGCGGCAAGGGGACGCTCTTCGCCGCCCTCGTCGTACCGCTCGTCCTCCCGTTCAGCTTCAAGAACGCCATCGACTCGATGGACCTGAGCGGCACGGGCCTCGATCTCGGCACGGTCCTCCTCCCGACCGCTCTCGGCCTCTCCCTCCTCTTCGCCGTCTACTCGACGCTGGTGAGCACCTACGTGACCCGGCGCGAGGAGCTGGTGCTCAAGCGGCTGCGCACCGGGGAGGTGCGGGACCCCGAGATCCTCATCGGCTCGGCGGTGCCCGCCGTCGTCACGTGTCTCGTGCAGTGGCTCGTGGTCATCGTGGGCTTCACCCTGCTCGTGCACCCCGGGGCGCCCTCGAACCCGGCGCTCGTCGTGCTCGGCGCGGTCCTCGGCATCGTCGTGGCCATCGGCCTCGCCGCCCTCACCGCGACCCTCAGCCGTACCGCCGAGACCGCCGCCGTCATGGCGATGCCGGTCATCCTGCTGACCATGATCGGCTCGGGCGTCGGCGTCCCCCTCGACGTGATGCCCGACACCCTCGCGGCCGTCGCCCGCTGTCTCCCCTTCACGCCGACGCTCTCGCTCCTGCGCGGTGGCTGGGCGGGGAACCTGGACAGCGGCGACACCCTCCTGGCCGTCGTCACCGGCCTCGCCTGGGCCGCCTTCACCGTCTACGGCGTCCGCCGCTGGTTCCGCTGGGAGCCGAGGCGCTGA
- a CDS encoding sensor histidine kinase has translation MSGSHEETTTATAVVPAPADGKGPGASAASAASAAPAEDSVRTVDAVPAVDGETTVDAVPAGEPEAAVRAEAAVAGEPVSVAGERGSVAGERGSVAEPRFPRFERLSWRPPSLTRGHRPVQQLDHYTRATLSRYVWGFFAGWVLPDLLQHFGRGDRTDLVLRSALFLSSLALCVATRPALLDALDRYLGRTDALRAPAAWRLLALTVLTAALYLVCLGTGTIDTQALVTAVMFFINPVYAVLALRVPVPRFLLAVVGGTAALSAAALLADPEGTPSAVLAIIVPCSALLALVICRPSGWSLARTWDIEYARQEIEKAKDKVERAKETESRLAVAEERLRFGRDLHDVLGRNLATIALKSELAVRLARRERTEDAVAQMAEVQEIAQRSQREVREVVRGYRGIDLGSELLGARSVLEAAGIDCATAAGDIQSLAPPVRAALAWVVREAATNVLRHGDARHCTITLATSRSGTSLTVENDGAPESPGPTRGGSGLAGLRERLAPLGGVLEAGPTAPGRFRLAAHVPHPPVPDPAPGGNRP, from the coding sequence TTGAGCGGCAGCCACGAGGAGACCACGACGGCGACGGCCGTGGTGCCCGCACCGGCCGACGGCAAGGGACCGGGCGCGTCCGCCGCGTCGGCGGCGTCCGCCGCACCGGCCGAGGACTCGGTCCGGACCGTGGACGCGGTCCCGGCAGTGGACGGGGAGACGACGGTGGACGCGGTCCCGGCCGGGGAGCCGGAAGCCGCCGTGCGCGCGGAAGCGGCCGTGGCCGGGGAGCCCGTGTCGGTGGCCGGGGAGCGCGGGTCCGTGGCCGGGGAGCGCGGGTCCGTGGCCGAGCCCCGCTTCCCGCGCTTCGAGCGCCTCTCCTGGCGGCCCCCGTCGCTGACCAGGGGCCACCGCCCCGTCCAGCAGCTCGACCACTACACGCGGGCCACCCTCAGCCGCTACGTATGGGGGTTCTTCGCGGGCTGGGTCCTGCCCGATCTCCTCCAGCACTTCGGGCGGGGCGACCGCACCGACCTCGTGCTCCGCTCCGCGCTGTTCCTCTCCTCGCTCGCGCTCTGCGTCGCCACCCGCCCCGCGCTCCTCGACGCCCTCGACCGCTATCTCGGCAGGACGGACGCGCTGCGCGCCCCGGCCGCGTGGCGGCTCCTGGCGCTCACCGTCCTCACGGCGGCGCTCTACCTCGTGTGCCTCGGCACGGGCACGATCGACACCCAGGCGCTCGTGACGGCGGTGATGTTCTTCATCAACCCCGTCTACGCGGTCCTGGCCCTCCGCGTCCCCGTCCCCCGCTTCCTCCTCGCCGTCGTCGGCGGCACCGCGGCGCTCTCCGCCGCCGCTCTCCTCGCCGACCCCGAGGGCACCCCGAGCGCCGTCCTCGCGATCATCGTCCCGTGCTCGGCGCTCCTCGCGCTCGTCATCTGCCGCCCCTCCGGCTGGTCCCTCGCCCGTACCTGGGACATCGAGTACGCGCGCCAGGAGATCGAGAAGGCGAAGGACAAGGTCGAGCGCGCCAAGGAGACGGAGTCGCGACTCGCCGTCGCCGAGGAACGCCTCCGCTTCGGCCGCGACCTCCACGACGTCCTCGGCCGCAACCTCGCCACCATCGCCCTCAAGAGCGAACTCGCGGTCCGGCTCGCCCGCCGCGAGCGCACCGAGGACGCCGTGGCGCAGATGGCCGAGGTCCAGGAGATCGCCCAGCGCTCGCAGCGCGAGGTCCGCGAGGTCGTACGCGGCTACCGGGGCATCGACCTCGGCTCCGAGCTGCTCGGCGCGCGCAGCGTCCTGGAAGCGGCCGGGATCGACTGCGCGACCGCCGCGGGGGACATCCAGTCCCTCGCTCCGCCCGTGCGGGCCGCCCTCGCCTGGGTCGTCCGCGAGGCCGCGACGAACGTTTTGCGCCACGGCGACGCCCGCCACTGCACCATCACGCTCGCCACGAGCCGCTCCGGCACGAGCCTCACCGTCGAGAACGACGGCGCCCCCGAGTCGCCCGGCCCCACCCGGGGCGGCTCCGGGCTCGCCGGGCTCCGCGAACGCCTCGCGCCCCTCGGCGGCGTACTCGAAGCCGGCCCCACGGCGCCGGGGCGCTTCCGCCTCGCGGCCCACGTACCGCACCCGCCCGTTCCCGACCCCGCCCCCGGAGGAAACCGCCCGTGA
- a CDS encoding response regulator transcription factor encodes MTTEPPPASPATPRVRVLLADDEHLIRGALAALLALEDDLEVVAEAASGAEALAMARAKGPDVAVLDLQMPDGDGVSVATSLRSELPGCRCLIVTSHGRPGHLKRALEVGVRGFVPKTVSAQRLAEIIRTVHAGSRYVDPELAADAIAAGDSPLSAREAEVLEYAADGAPVAEIAQRAGLSPGTVRNYLSSAVTKLGAENRHAAVRTARSRGWV; translated from the coding sequence GTGACCACCGAGCCCCCGCCCGCGTCTCCCGCCACTCCCCGGGTCCGCGTGCTGCTCGCCGACGACGAGCACCTCATCCGGGGTGCCCTCGCTGCCCTCCTCGCTCTGGAGGACGACCTCGAAGTCGTCGCGGAGGCCGCCTCGGGCGCCGAGGCCCTCGCGATGGCCCGCGCCAAGGGCCCCGACGTCGCCGTCCTCGACCTCCAGATGCCGGACGGCGACGGTGTGAGCGTGGCCACAAGCCTGCGGAGCGAACTGCCCGGCTGCCGCTGCCTCATCGTGACGAGCCACGGCCGTCCCGGGCACCTCAAGCGGGCCCTGGAGGTGGGGGTGCGCGGTTTCGTGCCGAAGACCGTGAGCGCGCAGCGGCTCGCCGAGATCATCCGCACCGTCCACGCCGGAAGCCGTTACGTCGACCCCGAGTTGGCCGCCGACGCGATCGCCGCCGGGGACTCCCCGCTCAGCGCCCGCGAGGCCGAGGTCCTGGAGTACGCGGCGGACGGGGCCCCCGTCGCCGAGATCGCCCAGCGCGCGGGCCTCTCCCCCGGCACCGTCCGCAACTACCTCTCCTCCGCCGTGACCAAGCTCGGGGCCGAGAACCGTCACGCCGCCGTGCGCACGGCCCGCTCCCGGGGTTGGGTATAG
- a CDS encoding phosphoribosylaminoimidazolesuccinocarboxamide synthase yields the protein MSGFVEKPEPVQVPGLVHLHTGKVRDLYRNEAGELVMVASDRLSAYDWVLPSEIPDKGRVLTQLSLWWFDQLADLVPNHVLSTKLPEGAPASWAGRTLVCRSLDMIPVEAVARGYLTGSGLVEYNASRTVCGLALPEGLEDGSELPGPIFTPATKAEVGEHDENVSYEEVARRVGAETAAQLRQTTLAVYARGRDIARERGIILADTKFEFGFDGEELVLADEVLTPDSSRFWPADSWEPGHAQPSFDKQFVRDWLTSPVSGWDRKSEQPPPELPAEIVERTRAKYVEAYEKLTGVRWG from the coding sequence GTGTCCGGATTCGTAGAAAAGCCCGAGCCCGTACAGGTGCCGGGGCTGGTGCATCTGCACACCGGCAAGGTGCGCGACCTCTACCGGAACGAGGCCGGCGAGCTCGTGATGGTCGCGAGCGACCGCTTGTCCGCCTACGACTGGGTGCTGCCCAGCGAGATCCCCGACAAGGGGCGCGTGCTCACGCAGCTCTCGCTGTGGTGGTTCGACCAGCTCGCCGACCTCGTCCCGAACCACGTCCTGTCGACGAAGCTGCCCGAGGGCGCCCCCGCCTCCTGGGCCGGGCGCACGCTGGTCTGCCGCTCGCTCGACATGATCCCGGTCGAGGCCGTCGCGCGCGGCTACCTCACCGGCTCGGGGCTCGTCGAGTACAACGCGTCCCGCACGGTGTGCGGGCTCGCGCTCCCCGAGGGCCTGGAGGACGGCTCCGAGCTGCCCGGCCCGATCTTCACCCCGGCGACGAAGGCCGAGGTCGGCGAGCACGACGAGAACGTGAGCTACGAGGAGGTGGCCCGCCGGGTCGGCGCCGAGACCGCCGCGCAGCTCCGGCAGACGACCCTCGCGGTCTACGCCCGGGGCCGGGACATCGCCCGTGAGCGCGGGATCATCCTCGCCGACACGAAGTTCGAGTTCGGCTTCGACGGGGAGGAACTCGTCCTCGCCGACGAGGTCCTCACCCCCGACTCCTCGCGCTTCTGGCCGGCCGATTCCTGGGAGCCGGGCCACGCCCAGCCCTCCTTCGACAAGCAGTTCGTCCGCGACTGGCTCACCTCCCCCGTCTCCGGCTGGGACCGCAAGAGCGAGCAGCCGCCGCCCGAGCTGCCCGCCGAGATCGTGGAGCGGACGCGGGCGAAGTACGTCGAGGCGTACGAGAAGCTGACGGGCGTGCGCTGGGGCTGA